The following are from one region of the Noviherbaspirillum sedimenti genome:
- the rsfS gene encoding ribosome silencing factor, whose product MDIKKLQALVVDALSDVKAQDIRVYDTTKLTSLFDRVAIASGTSNRQTKALAASVRDKVKANGGTLVSMEGEDTGEWVLVDLGDMIVHIMQPAIRDYYRLEEIWGVTEVKMGAAKRVSQRTASEPDEEEAPAKKRGRHLTTSQPEIDVAEAPKKAPARKTATGAAKTATKTATKTATKTAAKTASKTAAKSPRTATKTTASKTAATKTAAPRKTAAKTAGKSAADNVVKVKVATRKAPPKKSPAKKA is encoded by the coding sequence ATGGATATCAAAAAACTACAAGCCCTCGTCGTTGACGCCCTCTCAGACGTCAAGGCCCAAGACATCCGTGTCTACGACACCACCAAGCTGACCAGCCTGTTCGACCGCGTGGCGATTGCCTCCGGCACCTCCAACCGGCAAACCAAGGCGCTGGCCGCCTCGGTACGCGACAAGGTCAAGGCAAACGGCGGCACGCTCGTCAGCATGGAAGGCGAGGACACCGGTGAATGGGTGCTGGTCGACCTGGGCGACATGATCGTGCACATCATGCAACCGGCCATCCGCGACTATTACCGCCTGGAAGAAATCTGGGGCGTGACGGAAGTCAAGATGGGCGCCGCCAAGCGCGTCTCGCAACGCACCGCCTCTGAGCCGGACGAAGAGGAAGCGCCCGCCAAGAAGCGCGGCCGCCATCTGACGACCAGCCAGCCCGAGATCGACGTCGCAGAAGCGCCGAAAAAGGCCCCGGCACGCAAGACCGCCACCGGCGCTGCCAAAACGGCAACGAAGACTGCGACGAAGACGGCGACGAAAACAGCAGCGAAAACAGCCAGCAAGACTGCGGCGAAGTCCCCCCGGACCGCCACCAAAACCACTGCGAGCAAAACCGCCGCAACGAAGACCGCCGCGCCGCGCAAGACGGCAGCCAAAACTGCCGGCAAATCTGCAGCCGACAACGTCGTCAAGGTGAAGGTCGCCACCCGCAAGGCACCGCCGAAGAAGTCACCGGCAAAAAAAGCCTGA
- the rlmH gene encoding 23S rRNA (pseudouridine(1915)-N(3))-methyltransferase RlmH, which translates to MQLIIAAVGHKMPVWIETGFAEYAKRMPPECRLLLKEIKPADRAGGRTAETVMAQERTRIEAAIPKGARIIALDERGKDITTVQLSKYLTEWQQDGRDVTFVVGGADGLDAQFKAGADLLVRISSLTLPHGMVRVLLAEQLYRAWSITQNHPYHRV; encoded by the coding sequence ATGCAGTTGATCATCGCCGCGGTCGGCCACAAGATGCCGGTCTGGATCGAAACCGGCTTTGCCGAATATGCCAAGCGCATGCCGCCTGAATGCCGCCTGCTCCTCAAGGAAATCAAGCCGGCCGACCGTGCCGGCGGCAGGACCGCCGAGACTGTCATGGCGCAGGAACGCACCCGCATCGAGGCGGCCATCCCGAAAGGCGCGCGCATCATCGCGCTGGATGAGCGCGGCAAGGACATTACTACTGTACAACTTTCCAAATATCTGACAGAGTGGCAACAAGATGGCCGGGATGTTACATTCGTCGTCGGCGGCGCGGACGGCCTGGATGCGCAATTCAAGGCTGGCGCCGATCTGCTGGTACGCATTTCCAGCCTGACCCTGCCGCATGGCATGGTGCGGGTACTCCTGGCAGAACAGCTTTACCGCGCGTGGTCGATCACGCAAAATCACCCCTATCACCGGGTATAG
- a CDS encoding Maf family protein, which yields MKQSDQKIYLASKSARRRELLRQIGVEFELLLLRDQTPRGPEVSEEVLPDEAADAYVARVTLEKAECAHHTMLWRKLPIRPVLAADTTVVVDGRILGKPAGYAEAAEMLRLLSGRTHEVLTSIAVRHHDDTWQVTQRSAVRFTALNETAIHAYCMSTEPYDKAGGYGIQGMAAVFIEEIAGSHSGIMGLPLFETTQLLRQAGVRILGVNSH from the coding sequence ATGAAACAAAGCGACCAGAAAATCTACCTCGCCTCCAAGAGCGCCCGCAGACGCGAGCTACTGCGCCAGATCGGGGTGGAATTCGAATTATTGCTGCTGCGCGACCAGACGCCGCGCGGGCCGGAAGTCAGCGAAGAAGTCCTGCCGGATGAAGCCGCCGATGCCTATGTCGCCCGCGTGACGCTGGAAAAGGCCGAGTGCGCGCACCACACCATGCTCTGGCGCAAATTGCCAATTCGCCCGGTGCTGGCGGCCGACACCACGGTGGTGGTCGATGGCCGCATTCTCGGCAAGCCGGCCGGCTACGCCGAAGCGGCCGAGATGCTGCGCCTGCTCTCGGGGCGTACCCATGAGGTCCTGACCAGCATCGCCGTGCGTCATCACGACGACACCTGGCAAGTCACGCAACGCTCGGCCGTGCGTTTCACCGCCCTGAATGAAACTGCGATCCATGCCTATTGCATGAGCACCGAGCCCTACGACAAGGCCGGCGGCTACGGCATCCAGGGCATGGCGGCAGTTTTCATCGAGGAAATCGCGGGCAGCCATTCCGGCATCATGGGCTTGCCCCTGTTCGAAACGACCCAGTTGCTGCGCCAGGCTGGCGTGCGCATTCTTGGCGTCAATAGCCACTGA
- the rng gene encoding ribonuclease G — MSEDLLVNITPQETRVALILQGSVQELHIERTLSRGMAGNIYLGKVVRVLPGMQSAFIDIGLERAAFLHVADIWEARSREGSGTLTPIEKLLFDGQALMVQVVKDPIGTKGARLSTQISIAGRMLVYLPQDPHIGISQRIENEAGRELLKQRVQRLLPPEEKGGFIIRTMAEDASEADLQMDVDYLRKTWSNLSARAKTQPAPTLLYQDLNLAQRVLRDFVNDDTSSIQVDSRENFLMLQQFAGTYTPSVLPRLMHYTGERPVFELYGVEEEIQRALGRRVDLKSGGYLIVDQTEAMTTIDVNTGSYVTGRNFDDTIFKTNLEAAHAIARQLRLRNLGGIIILDFIDMENAEHKTAVLAELHKALARDRTKISVSGFSALGLVEMTRKRTRESLAHILCEPCPACAGKGQVKTPRTICYEILRELLREARQFNPREFRILASQVVVDMFLEEESQHMAMLGDFIGKPISLQVESQFHQEQYDIILM; from the coding sequence ATGAGCGAAGACCTTCTCGTCAACATCACCCCGCAGGAAACCCGGGTCGCGCTGATCCTGCAAGGCAGCGTGCAGGAATTGCACATCGAGCGCACCCTGTCGCGCGGCATGGCTGGCAATATCTACCTCGGCAAGGTGGTGCGCGTCTTGCCCGGTATGCAATCGGCCTTCATCGACATCGGCCTGGAACGCGCCGCCTTCCTGCACGTGGCCGATATCTGGGAAGCCCGCTCGCGCGAAGGCAGCGGCACCCTCACGCCCATCGAAAAATTGCTATTCGACGGCCAGGCGCTGATGGTGCAGGTGGTCAAGGACCCGATCGGCACCAAGGGCGCGCGCCTGTCCACGCAAATCTCGATCGCCGGGCGCATGCTGGTCTACCTGCCGCAGGATCCGCACATCGGCATCTCCCAGCGCATCGAAAACGAAGCCGGACGCGAGCTGCTCAAGCAACGCGTGCAGCGCCTGCTGCCGCCCGAAGAAAAAGGCGGATTCATCATCCGCACCATGGCCGAGGACGCCTCCGAAGCCGACCTGCAGATGGATGTCGATTACCTGCGCAAGACCTGGTCCAACCTCAGCGCCCGCGCCAAGACGCAGCCGGCGCCGACGCTGCTGTACCAGGACCTGAACCTGGCGCAACGGGTGCTGCGCGACTTCGTCAACGACGACACCTCCAGCATCCAGGTCGATTCGCGCGAAAACTTCCTGATGCTGCAGCAGTTCGCCGGCACCTACACGCCCTCGGTACTGCCGCGCCTGATGCACTATACCGGCGAGCGCCCGGTATTCGAACTGTACGGCGTGGAAGAAGAAATCCAGCGGGCGCTGGGGCGCCGGGTCGACCTGAAATCCGGCGGCTACCTGATCGTCGACCAGACCGAAGCGATGACCACCATCGACGTCAACACCGGCAGCTACGTCACCGGCCGCAACTTCGACGACACCATCTTCAAGACCAACCTGGAAGCGGCGCACGCCATCGCCCGCCAGCTCAGGCTGCGAAACCTCGGCGGCATCATCATCCTCGATTTCATCGACATGGAAAACGCCGAGCACAAGACCGCCGTGCTGGCCGAACTGCACAAGGCGCTGGCGCGCGACCGCACCAAGATTTCCGTCTCGGGTTTCTCCGCCCTGGGCCTGGTGGAAATGACCAGGAAGCGCACCCGCGAATCGCTCGCGCATATCCTGTGCGAACCCTGCCCGGCCTGCGCCGGCAAGGGCCAAGTCAAGACCCCCCGCACCATCTGCTATGAAATCCTGCGCGAACTGCTGCGCGAAGCGCGCCAGTTCAACCCGCGCGAATTCCGCATCCTCGCCTCACAAGTAGTGGTGGACATGTTCCTCGAAGAAGAATCGCAGCACATGGCGATGCTGGGCGACTTCATCGGCAAGCCAATCTCGCTGCAGGTCGAGTCGCAGTTCCACCAGGAACAGTACGACATCATCCTAATGTAA
- a CDS encoding DUF3460 family protein: protein MPTIEIKLEHESFLIIMKYTQFSTPYESEFTQFIKQFKRQHPDTEKKQREARALWWDKPPLDLDEMARERMSDVKMKPYEYD, encoded by the coding sequence TTGCCGACTATTGAAATCAAGCTTGAACACGAATCTTTTTTGATCATCATGAAATACACTCAATTTTCTACGCCCTACGAATCCGAGTTTACGCAATTCATCAAGCAATTCAAGCGGCAACATCCAGATACCGAGAAAAAACAGCGTGAAGCACGCGCACTCTGGTGGGACAAGCCACCGCTCGATCTGGACGAAATGGCGCGTGAACGAATGTCTGATGTAAAGATGAAACCTTACGAGTATGATTAA
- a CDS encoding Hsp20/alpha crystallin family protein, whose translation MMKLDEIKQGLSSWLDSVAEGWQHLRQSASSALTGFRPGQHTNLPTRSDVDDAFYLPSIGWSMLGGDVFEDDQRVIVRVEVPGMDKNELDVQVQGDALVVRGEKRFEREDTEGRYRILQCAYGDFRRVVPLPTAVLSDQAKAIYKNGVLRVELPKVQVDKPRKVRVEVTDA comes from the coding sequence ATGATGAAACTCGATGAGATCAAACAGGGCTTGTCTTCGTGGCTGGATTCGGTTGCTGAGGGCTGGCAACATTTGCGTCAATCAGCTTCCAGCGCACTCACCGGATTCCGGCCCGGTCAACATACCAATCTGCCGACAAGAAGCGATGTCGATGATGCGTTTTACTTGCCGTCGATTGGCTGGTCCATGCTGGGTGGCGATGTGTTTGAAGATGACCAGCGGGTGATTGTCCGGGTGGAAGTGCCAGGCATGGACAAAAACGAACTGGATGTGCAGGTGCAGGGCGATGCGCTTGTCGTGCGCGGCGAGAAACGTTTCGAGCGCGAGGATACGGAAGGGCGCTATCGCATCCTGCAATGCGCTTACGGCGACTTCCGTCGGGTGGTGCCGTTGCCGACAGCCGTATTGTCCGATCAGGCCAAGGCTATTTACAAAAACGGTGTATTGCGGGTGGAACTGCCGAAAGTGCAGGTAGACAAGCCTCGTAAGGTGAGGGTCGAGGTTACGGATGCATGA
- the msbA gene encoding lipid A export permease/ATP-binding protein MsbA, whose product MTFPEHLKRLVGMLAPYKGRLALALLGMALTATTEPALAAMMKLLLDKGFSGKPSFSLWAVPAFVVGIFLLRGVSTFLTTYMISWVSTRLQNRLREAMFGRLLDVPLGYYARSSVGQVINSMMFEVQQIVDMLKNVLTAMIRDSLTVVGLLSYLFWLNWRLTLVTLVLIPLIAGVVRLTGKRYRRLTTTFLEINAELTQVIEETTRAVQVIKIFGGQHYEKTRFERRADKLRGFAMRMASTFAATVPVTQVMTACAVSVVIVIALLQAGEGQATVGGFASFITAMLMLLTPLKHLAEINGPLQRGLAAAENVFGLIDAAPERTGGKALPGRAAGRLDFIDVGFAYPGQERAALTGVNLSIQPGETVAFVGTSGGGKSTLVNLVPDFYTPTAGEIRLDGEAVGQLALESLRAQIAMVSQNVVLFDDTVAANIAYGDVQPDRARIAAAVRAAHLEDVIANLPQGLETSVGNNGMRLSGGQRQRLAIARAIYKDAPILILDEATSALDTESERAVQAALDELMHGRTTLVIAHRLSTIERADRIVVLDGGRIAETGTHAALLEKNGIYAKLYQLQFS is encoded by the coding sequence ATGACATTTCCTGAGCATTTGAAACGCCTGGTCGGCATGCTGGCGCCCTACAAGGGACGCCTGGCGCTGGCCTTGCTGGGCATGGCCCTGACCGCGACTACCGAGCCGGCGCTGGCGGCGATGATGAAGCTCCTGCTCGACAAAGGGTTCTCCGGCAAGCCGAGTTTTTCGCTCTGGGCGGTGCCGGCCTTCGTGGTCGGCATTTTCCTGTTGCGCGGGGTGTCTACCTTCCTCACGACCTACATGATCTCGTGGGTTTCGACCCGGCTGCAGAATCGCCTGCGCGAGGCGATGTTCGGACGGTTGCTGGATGTGCCGCTCGGCTATTACGCCAGGAGTTCGGTCGGACAAGTGATCAATTCGATGATGTTCGAGGTGCAGCAGATCGTCGATATGCTCAAGAATGTCTTGACGGCGATGATCCGCGACAGCCTGACCGTGGTTGGCTTGCTGAGCTACCTGTTCTGGCTGAACTGGCGCCTGACCCTGGTGACCCTGGTACTGATCCCGCTGATTGCCGGCGTGGTGCGCCTGACCGGCAAGCGCTATCGCCGGCTGACCACGACCTTCCTGGAAATCAATGCCGAGCTGACCCAGGTGATCGAGGAAACCACCCGCGCGGTCCAGGTGATCAAGATCTTCGGCGGCCAGCACTATGAAAAGACGCGCTTCGAGCGGCGCGCCGACAAGCTGCGCGGCTTTGCCATGCGCATGGCCAGCACCTTCGCGGCCACCGTGCCTGTCACGCAGGTGATGACGGCTTGCGCGGTGTCGGTGGTGATCGTGATCGCGCTGCTGCAGGCAGGCGAGGGCCAGGCCACGGTGGGCGGCTTCGCCTCCTTCATCACGGCCATGCTGATGCTGTTGACGCCTTTGAAACACCTGGCCGAAATCAACGGGCCGCTACAGCGCGGGCTGGCGGCAGCGGAAAACGTCTTCGGCCTGATCGACGCGGCGCCGGAGCGCACCGGTGGCAAGGCCCTGCCAGGACGCGCCGCCGGCCGGCTGGACTTCATCGATGTCGGTTTTGCCTATCCGGGACAGGAGCGCGCGGCGTTGACAGGGGTGAATTTATCGATCCAGCCGGGCGAAACCGTGGCCTTTGTCGGCACTTCCGGCGGCGGCAAATCGACCCTGGTGAACCTGGTGCCGGATTTTTATACGCCGACTGCCGGCGAAATCCGTCTCGACGGCGAAGCGGTCGGACAACTCGCCCTGGAGAGCCTGCGCGCGCAGATCGCCATGGTCAGCCAGAACGTGGTGCTGTTTGACGATACGGTCGCTGCCAACATTGCCTATGGCGACGTGCAGCCGGACCGTGCCCGCATCGCGGCGGCGGTGCGGGCGGCGCACCTGGAGGATGTGATCGCCAACCTGCCGCAGGGACTGGAGACTTCGGTTGGCAACAACGGCATGCGCCTGTCCGGCGGCCAGCGTCAGCGCCTGGCGATCGCGCGGGCAATCTACAAGGATGCGCCGATCCTGATCCTCGACGAGGCGACGTCGGCGCTGGATACCGAGTCCGAGCGCGCCGTGCAGGCGGCGCTGGATGAATTGATGCACGGCCGCACCACGCTGGTGATTGCGCACCGGCTGTCGACCATCGAGCGCGCCGACCGCATCGTGGTGCTGGACGGCGGCCGCATCGCAGAGACCGGCACCCATGCGGCGCTGCTGGAAAAGAACGGCATTTACGCCAAGCTGTACCAGCTGCAGTTTTCGTAG
- a CDS encoding glycosyltransferase codes for MKWGVKYGPEYVNRLYAMVRRHLQGTFRFVCLTDRNEGIRSEVECLPIPDLRLPEGLPERGWKKLTTFEADLHGLQGTALFLDLDVVITDSIDCFFEQPGEFLIIHDWKRPWRVTGNSSVYRFKLGAHADVLAQFRATQAEARKTFRNEQAYLSDVLHKQGKLAYWPSDWCCSYKYHCIPRWPLNYFLDPKIPAGTRIVIFHGEVNPPDALDGRRNRALRFVRRAPWIAAHWRE; via the coding sequence ATGAAATGGGGCGTCAAGTACGGTCCGGAATATGTCAATCGCTTGTACGCCATGGTGCGCCGCCATTTGCAGGGGACGTTCCGGTTTGTCTGCCTGACCGACCGCAATGAGGGCATACGCTCGGAGGTGGAGTGCCTGCCGATTCCCGATCTGAGGCTGCCCGAAGGCTTGCCCGAGCGCGGCTGGAAGAAACTGACAACATTTGAGGCTGACTTGCATGGCTTGCAGGGAACGGCGCTGTTTCTCGACCTGGACGTGGTAATCACCGACAGCATCGATTGTTTTTTTGAACAGCCCGGCGAATTCCTCATCATCCATGACTGGAAGCGGCCCTGGCGCGTCACCGGCAATTCATCCGTGTATCGCTTCAAGCTGGGCGCCCATGCTGACGTATTGGCGCAATTCCGCGCCACGCAGGCAGAGGCGCGCAAGACCTTCCGCAATGAGCAGGCCTACCTGTCGGATGTCTTGCACAAGCAGGGCAAACTTGCTTATTGGCCAAGCGACTGGTGCTGCAGCTATAAATATCACTGCATTCCGCGCTGGCCATTGAATTACTTTCTTGATCCGAAAATCCCTGCCGGTACGCGCATCGTGATCTTTCATGGCGAGGTCAATCCGCCGGATGCGCTCGACGGCAGGCGCAACCGGGCTTTGCGATTTGTGCGCCGGGCGCCCTGGATCGCCGCGCACTGGCGTGAATAA
- a CDS encoding glycosyltransferase family 2 protein: MTSPPGSADVTVIVVTYNSAHCIDGLAPTLAALPHVTIVDNASNDGTVEAVARAMPNALILRNQENRGFGAANNLALRQVKTPYALLLNPDCLPTPDLLARLLEVARAYPDAAMIAPHLIRRNGEVEVSYRWPGTHWRSRGPAAEGICCVGFVCGAVMLINIAAMQEIGFFDEDFFLYYEDEDLCQRIFTRRKAIIVAPHVTVTHLSRGSVRGNSPLRAEFYRGYHHAQSKLIFTEKHLGAAHAARLRRKTLALAVAALLPRLLVPAPRYVARLLGRIRGLCAATIPYSAQANHTQTT; the protein is encoded by the coding sequence ATGACATCCCCACCAGGTAGCGCTGACGTCACCGTCATCGTTGTCACTTACAACAGTGCCCACTGCATCGACGGCCTGGCGCCGACGCTGGCAGCGCTGCCGCATGTGACGATCGTCGACAATGCCAGCAACGATGGCACAGTGGAAGCGGTGGCGCGCGCCATGCCGAACGCCCTGATCTTGCGCAATCAGGAAAACCGTGGCTTTGGCGCGGCAAACAACCTGGCCCTGCGCCAGGTAAAAACCCCTTATGCGCTGCTGCTCAATCCGGACTGCCTGCCGACGCCGGATTTGCTGGCGCGCCTGCTGGAAGTGGCGCGGGCCTATCCGGACGCGGCCATGATTGCGCCGCATCTGATCCGCCGCAACGGCGAAGTCGAGGTCAGCTACCGCTGGCCGGGCACCCACTGGCGCTCCCGCGGGCCCGCCGCCGAAGGCATTTGCTGCGTCGGCTTCGTCTGCGGCGCAGTCATGCTGATCAATATCGCGGCAATGCAGGAAATCGGCTTCTTCGACGAAGATTTTTTCCTGTACTACGAAGATGAAGATTTATGCCAACGCATTTTCACCAGGCGCAAAGCAATCATTGTGGCGCCTCATGTCACGGTGACCCACCTGTCACGCGGCTCGGTGCGCGGCAACAGCCCGCTGCGCGCAGAATTCTACCGCGGCTATCACCATGCCCAGTCCAAGCTGATTTTCACGGAAAAGCACCTGGGCGCAGCACATGCCGCACGCCTGCGCCGAAAAACCCTGGCGCTGGCAGTCGCTGCGCTGCTGCCGCGACTGCTGGTGCCGGCGCCGCGCTACGTGGCGCGCCTGCTTGGCCGCATCCGCGGCCTGTGCGCAGCCACCATCCCGTATAGCGCGCAGGCGAACCACACACAAACCACATGA
- a CDS encoding glycosyltransferase family 2 protein, producing the protein MNQPLPGQPEKNAASPKLTIGILTLNEEKRIANCIASAKFADQIIVVDSGSKDRTCEIAAALGAEVHAYPQWQGFAVQRNRVLQHAKGDYIFFLDADEEIPPALQQEIAAVVAAGKDEIWEVQWNQVAFGRPLTLMKSTGGIQRMFRTGSIREFTGLVHEHADMHGDSRAVHLFRARLLHYSRESIYSSLNKLAQYVQLGAAKRAQAGKKGGVLRGMASALAIFLKLYVFRRGFLCGAAGFLFCFFIALECFFRHTAIKYDAGRLEQAAMRG; encoded by the coding sequence ATGAACCAGCCATTGCCAGGACAACCTGAAAAAAACGCCGCGTCGCCGAAACTGACGATCGGCATTCTCACGCTCAACGAAGAGAAGCGCATCGCCAATTGCATCGCCAGCGCGAAATTCGCCGACCAGATTATCGTCGTCGACAGCGGCAGCAAGGACCGAACCTGTGAAATTGCCGCTGCGCTTGGCGCCGAAGTCCATGCCTATCCACAGTGGCAAGGCTTTGCCGTGCAGCGCAACCGCGTCCTGCAACATGCCAAGGGCGACTACATTTTCTTTCTCGACGCCGACGAGGAAATACCGCCGGCGCTGCAACAGGAAATCGCCGCCGTGGTCGCCGCCGGCAAGGACGAAATCTGGGAAGTGCAATGGAACCAGGTAGCGTTCGGCCGGCCGCTGACGCTGATGAAAAGTACCGGCGGCATCCAGCGCATGTTCCGCACCGGGTCGATTCGCGAATTCACCGGCCTGGTCCACGAGCACGCCGACATGCATGGCGACAGCCGAGCGGTACATCTATTCCGCGCCCGCTTGCTGCATTATTCGCGCGAATCGATCTACAGCAGCCTCAACAAGCTGGCGCAATATGTCCAGCTCGGCGCGGCCAAACGCGCGCAGGCGGGCAAAAAAGGCGGCGTGCTGCGTGGCATGGCCTCGGCACTTGCCATCTTCCTGAAGCTCTATGTTTTCCGGCGCGGCTTCCTGTGCGGCGCAGCAGGCTTCCTGTTTTGTTTCTTTATCGCGCTTGAGTGTTTCTTCCGCCACACCGCAATCAAATACGATGCCGGCAGGCTGGAACAAGCTGCCATGCGTGGATGA